In Papaver somniferum cultivar HN1 chromosome 1, ASM357369v1, whole genome shotgun sequence, a genomic segment contains:
- the LOC113288514 gene encoding serine/threonine-protein kinase D6PKL1-like — MDDLTDDLQSMSFNSTTTATAEINRSTSSGSETTTWTASSLSCSTSARTTTTNNKRYTPTGDPYWDGIRRIRSESVNGKVSLNDLKFIQRLGSGDIGNVYLVELKGVSDDNNNNKINGCCYYAAKLMDKKELVSRNKEGRAKMEMEILEMLDHPFLPTLYSYLESTERSCLLTEFCPGGDLHVLRQRQPFKRFDELAVRFYASEITVAMEYVHMMGIVYRDLKPENVLVRVDGHIMLTDFDLSLKCDNSTTNPQIVTNQTSSPNLPPSTDPSNKFTSSSCILPHCIGPAVSCFRPRLRRKKKQTNRGGPEFVSEPVDVRSMSFVGTHEYLAPEIVSGEGHGSAVDWWTLGIFMYELLYGYTPFKGTDNDSTMANIVARALEFPKEPSVSAPVKDLITQLLVKDPVRRLGSTMGATAVKHHPFFQGVNWALLRCTSPPHIPPPFVIREIDESDDSCPDTPVDYY; from the exons ATGGATGATCTAACGGATGATTTACAAAGCATGAGTTTCAactcaacaacaacagcaacagcagaaatCAATAGAAGTACAAGTTCAGGTTCAGAAACAACAACATGGACAGCATCAAGTTTATCATGTTCAACCTcagcaagaacaacaacaacaaataacaAACGGTACACACCAACTGGAGATCCATATTGGGATGGAATCAGAAGAATCAGATCTGAATCAGTCAATGGAAAAGTATCGCTAAATGATTTGAAGTTTATTCAGAGATTAGGAAGTGGTGATATCGGAAATGTTTATTTAGTGGAATTAAAAGGAGTTtctgatgataataataataataaaattaatggTTGCTGTTATTACGCTGCTAAATTGATGGATAAAAAAGAACTTGTTAGTAGGAACAAAGAAGGAAGAGCGAAGATGGAAATGGAAATATTAGAAATGTTAGATCATCcttttttaccaactctttattcTTACTTAGAATCTACTGAACGGTCTTGTTTATTAACTGAGTTTTGTCCCGGCGGTGATTTACATGTTCTCCGACAGCGACAGCCTTTCAAACGCTTCGACGAGTTAGCCGTTAG GTTTTACGCATCGGAGATAACAGTAGCAATGGAATACGTGCACATGATGGGAATCGTGTACAGAGATCTCAAACCGGAAAACGTTCTAGTAAGAGTCGACGGTCATATCATGTTGACTGATTTTGACCTCTCACTAAAATGCGATAATTCAACAACAAACCCTCAGATTGTCACTAATCAAACCTCTTCACCAAATCTCCCTCCGTCAACCGACCCGTCTAACAAATTTACGTCTTCGTCTTGTATTCTTCCCCACTGTATAGGGCCAGCAGTTTCATGTTTCCGACCAAGACTTCGGCGCAAGAAGAAGCAAACAAATCGAGGTGGACCAGAATTCGTCTCAGAACCAGTTGATGTCCGATCGATGTCGTTCGTGGGTACTCATGAGTACCTAGCGCCTGAAATCGTGTCGGGTGAAGGTCATGGAAGTGCAGTAGATTGGTGGACATTAGGAATATTTATGTATGAACTTTTATACGGTTATACACCATTTAAAGGGACGGATAATGATTCAACGATGGCGAATATTGTAGCTCGAGCACTAGAATTTCCTAAAGAACCTTCTGTTTCTGCTCCGGTTAAGGATTTGATAACTCAGCTGTTGGTTAAGGATCCAGTTAGGAGATTAGGTTCTACAATGGGTGCTACTGCAGTTAAACATCACCCGTTTTTTCAAGGTGTGAATTGGGCACTATTGAGATGTACCTCACCACCTCATATTCCTCCTCCATTTGTCATCCGAGAAATTGATGAGTCTGACGATAGCTGCCCTGATACACCAGTGGATTATTACTAA